A stretch of Desulfotalea psychrophila LSv54 DNA encodes these proteins:
- the queC gene encoding 7-cyano-7-deazaguanine synthase QueC, protein MVDSIIVLSGGMDSAVLLAQTLKEGKTAQAISFDYGSKHNDRELPMAVGLCEEFAIKHQIIKLPFIGELFSSSLLTGGEEIPDGAYGQENMKSTVVPFRNGIMLAIAAGYAESVQAGEVLLGSHSGDHHIYPDCRPEFNNAFAEAVNLGTDGQVAIRFPFSEMTKRDIGDLGRTLDLDFAKTWTCYKGGELHCGVCAACDERKEALRHPEGLDVTKYLV, encoded by the coding sequence ATGGTTGATTCTATTATCGTATTATCCGGCGGAATGGACTCGGCCGTACTTCTCGCCCAGACCCTAAAAGAGGGCAAAACTGCCCAGGCCATCAGCTTTGACTACGGTTCAAAACATAATGATCGAGAGCTGCCCATGGCCGTGGGGCTCTGTGAAGAGTTTGCCATAAAGCACCAGATCATCAAACTTCCCTTTATAGGTGAGCTCTTCTCATCCAGCCTCCTCACAGGCGGGGAAGAGATTCCGGACGGCGCTTACGGGCAAGAGAACATGAAGAGCACCGTGGTCCCCTTTAGAAATGGAATCATGCTCGCCATCGCCGCCGGATATGCTGAATCGGTACAGGCCGGTGAGGTACTTCTTGGCTCCCATTCAGGCGATCATCATATCTACCCCGACTGCCGACCGGAGTTCAACAACGCCTTTGCCGAGGCCGTTAATCTAGGAACAGACGGACAGGTAGCGATCCGCTTCCCATTTTCTGAAATGACTAAAAGAGATATCGGCGACCTTGGCAGAACACTTGATTTGGATTTTGCCAAGACATGGACCTGTTACAAGGGCGGAGAGTTGCACTGCGGCGTTTGCGCGGCCTGTGATGAGAGAAAAGAGGCCCTGCGCCACCCCGAAGGGCTCGATGTAACAAAATATCTGGTATAG
- the queF gene encoding NADPH-dependent 7-cyano-7-deazaguanine reductase QueF (Catalyzes the NADPH-dependent reduction of 7-cyano-7-deazaguanine (preQ0) to 7-aminomethyl-7-deazaguanine (preQ1) in queuosine biosynthesis) — MTENINAGIPLGKQVGHSETYDPSHLFPVARREARKSLGLADDLPFSGPDIWNAYELSWLDSKGKPCVALGEITFPCTSENIIESKSLKLYLNSFNLTRFTSTARVKEIIREDLSRVAGAEVEVKILTPEEFTEVTISAPEGSCIDDLELEEEINAYRPTANYLSTGPEETEEELYTNLLRTNCPVTGQPDWATVIINYRGKAIDQRGLLRYIISFRQHEGFHENCVERIFMDILNRCAPARLTVYARFTRRGGLDINPYRTTHAEHFVNLRLARQ, encoded by the coding sequence ATGACAGAAAACATAAATGCAGGCATTCCTCTCGGCAAGCAGGTCGGTCACAGTGAAACCTACGACCCCAGCCACCTCTTCCCTGTCGCACGCAGAGAGGCTAGAAAAAGCCTCGGTCTCGCCGACGACCTGCCCTTTAGCGGCCCCGATATCTGGAATGCCTACGAGCTCTCTTGGCTGGACAGTAAGGGTAAGCCCTGCGTTGCCCTGGGCGAGATCACCTTCCCCTGCACCAGTGAAAATATCATCGAGTCCAAGTCACTGAAGCTCTACCTCAACTCCTTTAATCTCACCCGCTTTACCTCAACTGCAAGAGTTAAAGAGATCATCAGAGAGGATCTCAGCCGGGTGGCTGGCGCAGAGGTGGAAGTAAAAATCCTCACGCCGGAAGAGTTTACCGAGGTGACAATCTCTGCGCCTGAGGGCAGCTGCATAGACGACCTTGAACTTGAGGAGGAGATCAATGCCTACAGGCCGACGGCCAATTATCTGAGCACGGGCCCGGAAGAGACAGAGGAAGAGCTCTATACCAACCTCCTGCGCACCAACTGTCCGGTAACCGGACAACCAGACTGGGCCACGGTAATCATTAACTACAGGGGCAAGGCCATCGACCAGAGAGGACTTCTCCGCTATATCATCTCCTTTCGCCAGCACGAGGGTTTTCACGAGAACTGCGTTGAACGCATCTTCATGGATATTCTGAACAGATGCGCCCCCGCCAGGCTGACAGTCTATGCCAGGTTCACCCGCCGGGGCGGACTCGATATCAACCCCTACCGTACAACCCATGCAGAACACTTCGTAAACCTCAGACTGGCCAGACAGTAA
- a CDS encoding TusE/DsrC/DsvC family sulfur relay protein, which translates to MTTLRSGDTTIILDEYGFLDKDQVWNKEVAMIIAEHEGFTELNEEKMNIINFMRKYYTENHNFPILAEVCKKTGDTCRDCVAREFTDPMRAWKIAGLPKPPSIFFTTFDGKKYSPNPFY; encoded by the coding sequence ATGACTACCTTAAGATCAGGCGATACCACTATCATCCTTGACGAGTACGGTTTTCTTGACAAGGACCAGGTTTGGAACAAGGAGGTGGCAATGATCATCGCTGAACATGAAGGCTTCACAGAACTCAACGAAGAGAAGATGAATATCATCAACTTCATGCGCAAGTACTATACCGAAAACCATAACTTCCCCATCCTTGCCGAGGTCTGCAAGAAAACCGGTGATACCTGCAGGGACTGTGTGGCCCGCGAGTTCACCGACCCCATGCGAGCCTGGAAGATCGCTGGCCTACCGAAGCCACCGAGTATCTTCTTTACCACCTTTGACGGCAAGAAGTATAGCCCGAACCCTTTTTACTAG